In Nitratiruptor sp. YY09-18, a single window of DNA contains:
- a CDS encoding N-acetylmuramoyl-L-alanine amidase: protein MQEAQYYCSQKSKNAIYKGLNSYKSVYIKSLVDEDENLRIKALQGLIQCSQKLGLGINAYKKELYDLLNRHKKASKKSSRLKNIKVTKGSSLPSPNRLKKVILGKGYIEYFFDKPLDKKYSKKISQNKSSYKIIYIIEGKVATKYRNYRLKTVKSMRIVQKDKNYLQIIFEDPEKFSTDSSVEGAKLKIFLWKKTRPKALAKSSPKLSIIPPSIIYSKKIIVIDAGHGGKDSGAVGYKGKREKDIVLQIAKRVYKKLKAKGFKVYLTRRGDYFVTLRNRTKFANRVKANLFISIHANAAPTKSKYLMMKGIETFFLSPARSERAKRIAALENRVDMKNLSYYSKNVFLNFINKETTILSNKLAIDIQRNVLYTLRKKYHVVDGGVRPGPFWVLVGAQMPAILIEVGYITNPTEAMRISNPYYQNLLAEGVVKGVESYFQHKLEK, encoded by the coding sequence TTGCAAGAAGCACAATACTACTGCTCGCAAAAGAGTAAAAACGCTATATACAAAGGGCTCAATAGCTACAAATCTGTCTATATTAAATCTTTGGTCGATGAAGATGAAAATTTACGGATCAAGGCGCTCCAAGGCCTCATACAGTGCTCTCAAAAGCTAGGTCTTGGTATTAATGCGTATAAAAAGGAGCTCTATGATCTGCTAAACAGGCACAAAAAAGCAAGCAAAAAAAGCAGCAGACTCAAAAATATAAAGGTGACAAAGGGATCTTCACTACCATCACCCAACAGACTCAAAAAGGTAATTTTAGGCAAAGGGTATATAGAGTATTTCTTTGATAAGCCGCTTGATAAAAAATACAGTAAGAAAATTTCTCAAAATAAAAGCAGCTACAAAATTATCTATATAATTGAAGGAAAGGTTGCTACAAAATATCGTAACTATCGCCTCAAAACTGTCAAAAGCATGAGAATTGTACAAAAAGATAAGAACTATTTGCAGATTATATTTGAAGATCCAGAAAAGTTTTCTACCGATTCTTCAGTTGAAGGAGCAAAGCTCAAAATTTTTCTGTGGAAAAAGACACGTCCAAAAGCTCTTGCGAAGAGCTCTCCAAAACTCAGTATCATCCCACCTTCTATCATCTATAGTAAAAAGATCATAGTTATCGATGCTGGGCATGGTGGCAAAGATAGTGGGGCAGTGGGGTATAAGGGAAAAAGAGAGAAAGATATCGTCTTGCAAATTGCCAAAAGAGTCTACAAGAAGCTCAAAGCAAAAGGGTTCAAAGTCTACCTCACTAGGCGCGGAGACTACTTTGTGACACTGCGCAACCGTACAAAGTTTGCTAACAGGGTCAAAGCAAATCTCTTCATCTCCATACACGCAAATGCTGCACCTACTAAGAGTAAATATCTCATGATGAAGGGGATTGAGACATTTTTCCTCTCTCCTGCTAGAAGTGAGAGAGCAAAACGTATAGCTGCACTTGAAAATAGAGTCGATATGAAAAATCTTAGCTACTACAGCAAAAATGTTTTCCTCAATTTCATCAACAAAGAGACCACAATACTATCGAATAAACTTGCAATCGATATACAAAGGAATGTACTCTATACGCTGCGCAAAAAGTATCATGTGGTAGATGGAGGAGTAAGGCCAGGGCCATTTTGGGTGCTTGTGGGCGCACAGATGCCTGCAATCCTCATAGAAGTTGGCTATATCACCAATCCTACTGAAGCTATGCGTATCTCCAATCCCTACTACCAAAATCTTTTAGCTGAAGGAGTAGTCAAGGGAGTGGAGAGCTACTTTCAGCATAAACTCGAAAAGTAG
- a CDS encoding OmpP1/FadL family transporter — MKKISILALTLASLFATQGDNLIGAGVKSRAAAGAAFTKSYGVESLFLNPSQIVRSQSNEASFGITLFMPDVHGKNQTAWYKSSEDFETIPYLGLIQNIDETSSWGIGLFSVSGMGVDYSDTPPSSNLANVKTNLAYAKLSLVYAKQFDNLTLGAGLDGAYGRLKIATAFSPLPANFCHDVGVGYHIGADYAINKNINIAAIYTSKVAMRYKSVYDFDNDRKKDHFKLTQPAQYSLAVGLKKSNWHTEIAFGKILWSRASGYKEFAWQDQNVYSMSVDVAYEKLLIIAGASYASKVIKPAKFSNPTQAFFNLIGFPAISQSHLSLGLSYHYQSNWRFNTALVYAPKKVAHYGPLAASNKQFSVSFGVDYLF, encoded by the coding sequence ATGAAAAAAATTTCTATACTTGCACTTACTCTTGCTTCGCTCTTTGCCACACAGGGTGATAATCTCATAGGTGCTGGAGTCAAATCACGCGCAGCTGCTGGCGCAGCATTTACCAAAAGCTACGGAGTAGAATCACTCTTTCTCAATCCATCACAAATCGTTAGATCTCAATCCAACGAAGCTTCTTTTGGTATCACACTCTTTATGCCAGATGTTCATGGAAAAAACCAAACGGCTTGGTACAAAAGCAGTGAGGATTTTGAGACAATTCCCTATCTTGGTCTCATACAAAATATAGATGAGACAAGTAGCTGGGGTATTGGACTTTTTAGTGTCAGTGGTATGGGAGTAGACTATAGTGATACACCACCTTCTTCAAATCTTGCAAATGTAAAGACAAATCTCGCATATGCCAAACTCTCACTAGTCTATGCGAAGCAGTTTGACAATCTCACTCTTGGAGCTGGGCTTGATGGAGCTTATGGAAGACTCAAGATTGCTACAGCTTTCTCACCACTTCCCGCCAACTTTTGTCACGATGTAGGAGTTGGCTACCATATTGGTGCAGATTACGCTATCAATAAAAATATTAATATTGCTGCAATCTACACATCCAAAGTGGCAATGCGCTATAAGAGTGTTTACGATTTTGATAATGATAGAAAAAAAGATCATTTTAAACTTACGCAACCTGCTCAATACTCTCTTGCAGTAGGATTGAAAAAAAGCAATTGGCATACAGAAATTGCCTTTGGCAAGATCCTGTGGTCTAGAGCGAGTGGCTATAAAGAGTTTGCGTGGCAAGATCAAAATGTTTATAGCATGAGTGTTGATGTAGCTTATGAAAAGCTTCTCATCATTGCAGGTGCAAGCTATGCTAGCAAAGTGATAAAACCTGCAAAATTTTCAAATCCTACACAAGCCTTTTTCAATCTCATTGGCTTTCCAGCCATCTCACAATCGCATTTGAGTTTAGGTCTAAGCTACCACTATCAAAGCAACTGGAGATTTAATACAGCACTTGTCTATGCACCAAAAAAGGTCGCGCACTATGGCCCACTTGCAGCTAGCAACAAGCAGTTTTCTGTTAGTTTTGGGGTTGATTATCTTTTCTAG
- the ppa gene encoding inorganic diphosphatase, which translates to MDLTKIGHGENPDKVHALIEIPYGSNIKYEVDKESGAIFVDRVMYSAMYYPANYGFVPNTLAADGDPADIMVLNEYPLIPGSVIKCRLIGVLVMEDESGMDEKLLAVPVSKVDPTYDNIQSIEDLPKHTLDKIKNFFETYKILEPNKWVKVKEYKGKEEAQKILEEAIKNYK; encoded by the coding sequence ATGGATCTAACAAAAATCGGACATGGTGAAAACCCAGATAAGGTACATGCCCTCATCGAAATCCCTTATGGATCAAATATCAAATATGAAGTAGACAAAGAGAGTGGTGCAATTTTTGTAGATCGTGTCATGTATAGTGCAATGTACTATCCGGCAAATTATGGATTTGTACCAAATACACTCGCTGCAGATGGAGATCCAGCAGATATAATGGTACTCAATGAGTATCCTCTCATTCCAGGAAGTGTAATTAAGTGCCGCCTCATTGGAGTGCTAGTCATGGAAGATGAGAGTGGTATGGATGAGAAGCTCTTGGCAGTTCCTGTGAGCAAAGTTGATCCCACATATGATAATATTCAATCAATCGAAGATCTTCCAAAACACACACTTGATAAAATCAAAAACTTCTTTGAAACATATAAAATTCTTGAACCAAATAAATGGGTGAAAGTCAAAGAGTACAAAGGTAAAGAAGAGGCTCAAAAAATCCTCGAAGAGGCTATCAAAAATTATAAGTAA
- a CDS encoding carboxymuconolactone decarboxylase family protein: MAYIDLPEFEQMSPRIQEKARPILEKTGTLGEIFKLLALDENIYNATDMMVQNYLLKQTHLPYFIKEAIALLISKENSCKMCVDVHKNIAKMLGLHEQQIEQILQGVDAIEADEKTKTLLDFCIRASKKDNYKMTKDDIDAIKAYGWSDKEILEAVAITGYFNYINTLSNVFGLGKSV; encoded by the coding sequence ATGGCTTATATTGATCTACCAGAATTTGAACAGATGTCACCACGTATCCAGGAAAAAGCACGCCCTATTTTAGAAAAGACAGGAACCTTGGGTGAGATTTTTAAGCTTTTAGCATTAGATGAAAATATCTACAATGCAACCGATATGATGGTGCAAAACTATCTACTCAAGCAGACGCATCTGCCCTACTTCATCAAAGAGGCTATTGCTCTTTTGATCTCGAAGGAGAATAGCTGTAAGATGTGTGTTGATGTGCACAAAAATATAGCGAAGATGCTAGGTCTCCATGAGCAACAGATCGAGCAGATTCTCCAAGGAGTTGATGCAATCGAAGCAGATGAGAAGACAAAAACGCTTCTCGATTTTTGCATCAGAGCTAGCAAAAAAGATAACTACAAAATGACCAAAGATGACATAGATGCCATCAAAGCGTATGGCTGGAGTGACAAAGAGATCCTCGAAGCTGTAGCGATAACTGGCTATTTTAACTATATCAATACGCTCTCCAATGTATTTGGACTTGGTAAAAGTGTATAA
- a CDS encoding DUF503 family protein: MLIIHALITLDLPYITSLKGRRKILQSIKEKLKNKNVAVADLSGEYAKEGLLELVFFASSQNDANNKIQNLHKFLDDNFPDIRYTLEYEIV, translated from the coding sequence ATGCTGATAATCCATGCTCTCATCACTCTTGATCTTCCCTATATCACTTCGCTCAAAGGCCGTAGAAAAATTCTCCAATCTATCAAAGAGAAGCTCAAAAACAAAAATGTAGCGGTCGCAGACCTCAGTGGCGAATATGCAAAAGAGGGGCTCTTGGAGCTCGTTTTCTTTGCAAGTAGCCAAAATGATGCAAATAACAAGATCCAAAACCTGCATAAATTTCTTGATGACAATTTTCCAGACATTCGCTATACTCTTGAATATGAGATAGTCTAA
- a CDS encoding molybdopterin-binding protein, protein MLPNFYAVIIGSEILGGRREDKHFAFLRDELLKRGFRLKGSFIIEDDPELMVRTFTLIKDDPHSVMFSFGGIGATPDDYTRKVAAQVFGDGKLVLHEEAKRRIVEQFAEAAYPHRINMAMLPKGAKLLDNPINNVPGFYLQDRFFFVPGFPQMAHPMVLQALEMFYPESLERRVRKTLCVEASENDLMDLMQKIPNTLEFSSLPAMKDGKYYDVLSLAGNEQEVDKWMEYITKEIEKRGFRYSWGEQC, encoded by the coding sequence ATGCTTCCTAACTTCTATGCTGTCATTATAGGCTCAGAGATTCTCGGTGGTCGTCGCGAAGATAAGCACTTTGCTTTCTTGCGCGACGAGTTGCTTAAGCGAGGCTTTCGCCTCAAGGGTTCTTTTATCATCGAAGATGATCCAGAGCTCATGGTTCGTACTTTCACCCTCATAAAAGATGATCCTCACAGTGTGATGTTTAGTTTTGGTGGCATTGGAGCCACTCCAGATGACTATACACGTAAAGTGGCTGCGCAAGTCTTTGGCGATGGTAAACTAGTACTCCATGAAGAAGCAAAGAGGCGTATTGTTGAACAGTTCGCAGAAGCAGCATATCCACACCGTATCAATATGGCTATGCTTCCAAAAGGAGCAAAGCTTCTTGATAATCCTATCAATAATGTACCAGGATTTTACCTCCAAGATCGCTTCTTTTTCGTCCCTGGCTTTCCACAAATGGCCCATCCTATGGTATTACAAGCTCTTGAAATGTTCTATCCAGAGTCTTTGGAAAGAAGAGTGCGCAAAACACTTTGTGTAGAAGCAAGTGAAAATGATCTTATGGATCTTATGCAAAAGATTCCAAATACATTAGAGTTTTCATCCTTACCTGCTATGAAAGATGGCAAATACTATGATGTGCTCTCATTGGCTGGGAATGAGCAGGAAGTAGATAAATGGATGGAGTATATAACAAAAGAGATCGAAAAGAGAGGCTTTCGCTATAGTTGGGGAGAGCAATGCTGA
- a CDS encoding adenylate kinase, which translates to MKKLFLIIGAPGSGKTTDAELVAKRNSDKIVHYSTGELLRAEVASGSPLGATIASYIDNGKLVPLEIVMDTIKNAILNSDKDIIIIDGFPRSVEQMKALDEMLQNSQDIKLESVIEIVVSEETARERVLGRARGADDNVEVFNNRMKVYLEPLPEIEKFYEQKGLLKKIDGERTIEEIVAELEEYILQKANAS; encoded by the coding sequence ATGAAAAAACTGTTTTTGATAATCGGAGCTCCAGGGAGTGGGAAAACTACTGATGCGGAACTTGTAGCAAAACGTAATAGCGATAAGATTGTCCACTACTCTACTGGAGAACTTTTAAGAGCCGAAGTTGCAAGTGGATCACCACTTGGTGCCACAATTGCAAGCTATATCGACAATGGCAAACTTGTACCACTTGAGATCGTCATGGATACAATCAAGAATGCGATTTTAAATAGCGACAAAGATATCATCATCATCGATGGTTTTCCTCGCAGCGTAGAGCAGATGAAGGCTCTCGATGAGATGCTGCAAAACTCTCAAGATATCAAACTTGAAAGCGTTATCGAGATTGTTGTGAGTGAAGAGACTGCACGAGAGAGAGTGCTTGGGAGAGCACGCGGTGCAGATGACAATGTAGAGGTATTTAACAACCGTATGAAAGTCTATCTCGAACCACTTCCAGAAATTGAAAAGTTTTATGAGCAAAAAGGGCTTTTGAAAAAGATTGACGGAGAGCGCACTATCGAAGAGATCGTTGCTGAACTAGAAGAGTATATATTGCAAAAAGCAAATGCTTCCTAA
- a CDS encoding FeoA family protein, translating to MKLSEAQPGKEYKIIAIEGECDEYKCKLEAMGLRRGDIVKVLQKGFFGPIQVEVNGARIGLCRGQTKKIEVKEVKENR from the coding sequence ATGAAACTCTCTGAGGCGCAACCTGGCAAAGAGTATAAGATAATTGCAATTGAGGGCGAATGCGATGAATACAAATGTAAACTAGAGGCTATGGGGCTTAGACGAGGTGATATCGTCAAAGTACTCCAAAAAGGCTTCTTTGGTCCGATTCAAGTAGAAGTTAATGGTGCTAGAATTGGGCTTTGTAGAGGTCAGACAAAAAAAATCGAAGTGAAAGAAGTAAAGGAGAATAGATGA
- the aspS gene encoding aspartate--tRNA ligase produces the protein MRTDYCANLSEKDVGKEVVLCGWANSYRDHGGVIFIDLRDKSGVVQLVCDPADSKEAHEIATRVRDEYVLVAKGKVRLRGEGLENPKLKTGKIEVVVDELTIENESAPLPFLIGDTSVNEEIRLKYRYLDLRTKDAFETFQLRSKVAIAARNYLDAHGFLEVETPILTKSTPEGARDYLVPSRLYPGEFYALPQSPQLFKQLLMVAGFDRYFQIAKCFRDEDLRADRQPEFTQIDVEMSFCTEDEVIAIAEGLIKAIFSASGIEVQTPFRRMPYKEAMENYGSDKPDLRFDLKLVDVIDIFDNTELKVFRDIAQFKKLNRIKALPVPDGADALSRKDIDELTDYVAKFGAKGLAWVKVKEDGELQGPIVKFLSDEEKNALIERCGVKAGDLIFFGAGAKKTVLDYMGRLRNKVAKKLGLIDPEKFEFVWVVDFPMFEIEEGEVKIKALHHPFTMPKNIDTEDIEAMTSQAYDIVLNGVELGGGSIRIHKPQIQKKIFEILGISDEEAREKFGFLLDALQYGAPPHGGFAIGFDRLVMLLTKRDNIRDVIAFPKTQKAQCLLTNAPSPVDLEQLKELHIRIREPKKHETL, from the coding sequence TTGCGAACAGATTACTGTGCCAATTTAAGTGAAAAAGATGTAGGCAAAGAGGTTGTTCTTTGTGGATGGGCAAACAGCTATCGCGACCATGGTGGCGTTATATTTATCGATCTACGTGACAAAAGCGGCGTTGTGCAGCTAGTATGTGATCCGGCTGACTCAAAAGAGGCCCACGAGATAGCAACGCGTGTGAGAGATGAGTATGTTCTTGTTGCAAAAGGAAAAGTGCGCCTTCGTGGGGAGGGATTAGAAAACCCGAAACTCAAAACAGGCAAAATCGAAGTAGTTGTCGATGAGCTGACAATCGAAAATGAATCAGCTCCTCTTCCATTTTTGATAGGTGATACGAGCGTCAACGAAGAGATACGCCTTAAATATCGCTACCTTGACCTTCGCACAAAAGATGCATTTGAGACTTTTCAGCTTAGAAGCAAAGTAGCAATTGCAGCGCGCAACTATCTAGATGCACATGGATTTTTGGAAGTTGAGACTCCAATACTTACAAAATCTACCCCTGAAGGTGCAAGAGACTACCTTGTGCCAAGCCGCCTCTATCCAGGAGAGTTTTATGCACTCCCACAATCTCCGCAGCTTTTTAAGCAGCTCTTGATGGTAGCTGGCTTTGATCGCTATTTCCAGATAGCAAAGTGTTTTAGAGATGAGGACTTGCGCGCTGACAGACAGCCAGAGTTTACCCAAATAGATGTAGAGATGAGCTTTTGTACTGAAGATGAGGTGATAGCAATTGCTGAGGGTCTCATCAAAGCGATATTTAGCGCAAGTGGCATAGAAGTACAGACTCCATTTCGCCGTATGCCATACAAAGAGGCGATGGAGAACTATGGCAGCGATAAGCCAGATCTTCGCTTCGACCTCAAGCTCGTAGATGTGATCGATATATTTGACAATACTGAGCTCAAAGTATTCCGTGATATCGCGCAGTTTAAAAAACTCAACCGCATCAAAGCCCTTCCTGTCCCAGATGGAGCAGATGCACTCTCGCGCAAAGATATCGACGAGCTTACTGACTATGTGGCAAAGTTTGGAGCCAAAGGTCTTGCATGGGTCAAAGTCAAAGAGGATGGAGAGCTCCAAGGACCTATCGTGAAGTTTTTGAGTGATGAAGAAAAAAACGCACTTATTGAGAGATGTGGTGTCAAAGCTGGCGATCTCATATTCTTTGGTGCCGGGGCTAAGAAAACAGTTTTAGACTATATGGGAAGACTACGCAACAAAGTAGCTAAAAAACTAGGTCTTATAGATCCTGAAAAGTTTGAATTTGTCTGGGTAGTTGATTTTCCAATGTTTGAGATTGAAGAGGGAGAAGTAAAAATCAAAGCACTCCACCACCCATTTACCATGCCAAAAAATATAGATACTGAAGATATCGAAGCGATGACAAGCCAAGCGTATGATATAGTACTCAATGGTGTAGAGCTTGGTGGAGGAAGTATCAGGATCCATAAACCACAAATCCAGAAAAAGATCTTTGAAATCCTCGGCATCAGTGATGAAGAGGCTCGCGAGAAGTTTGGATTTTTGCTTGATGCACTCCAGTATGGAGCTCCACCTCATGGTGGTTTTGCTATAGGGTTTGACAGACTTGTGATGCTTCTTACAAAACGTGACAACATTCGTGATGTTATAGCATTTCCAAAAACGCAAAAGGCGCAGTGTCTGCTTACAAATGCACCAAGTCCGGTAGATCTAGAACAGCTCAAAGAACTCCATATTAGGATAAGAGAGCCTAAAAAACATGAAACTCTCTGA
- a CDS encoding NAD(+)/NADH kinase, which translates to MALDIKCAGIVIKPGGSKLKDVYKKVKKAFEKEGIKTLIDRSSAEIIGEKEGESFDEMCKKCDILVSLGGDGTLISVTRRSYEYHKPVLGINLGTLGFLTDIQPDSIEEFVKKLKKGEYRIDTRMMIEVSILGKKEKIVSFNDVVITRPAVSKMIHIDTFIEDSLLNSYYGDGLIISTPTGSTAYNLSAGGPVVYPFSDDFILTPICPHSLTQRPLVLPADFDIKVTTKSKSALIIIDGQDMYEFTPNDIVTVKKAAVGAKLIHRKERNYFDVLREKLNWGK; encoded by the coding sequence ATGGCATTGGATATCAAGTGTGCTGGAATAGTAATAAAACCTGGCGGCTCAAAACTCAAAGATGTTTACAAAAAGGTTAAAAAAGCATTCGAAAAAGAGGGCATCAAGACTCTCATAGACCGCTCCAGTGCAGAGATTATCGGTGAAAAAGAGGGTGAGAGTTTTGATGAGATGTGCAAAAAGTGCGATATATTAGTCTCTCTTGGAGGTGATGGAACACTAATTAGTGTCACACGCCGCAGTTATGAGTACCATAAGCCAGTGCTCGGAATCAATCTTGGGACTTTGGGATTTTTGACAGATATACAGCCAGATAGTATCGAGGAGTTTGTCAAAAAGCTCAAAAAAGGGGAATATCGTATCGACACGCGTATGATGATAGAGGTATCGATCTTGGGGAAAAAAGAGAAGATTGTCTCCTTTAATGATGTGGTAATTACACGTCCAGCCGTATCTAAAATGATACATATCGATACTTTTATAGAAGATAGTCTCCTCAATAGCTACTATGGTGATGGACTCATTATCTCAACACCAACAGGATCGACTGCGTATAACCTCTCTGCTGGAGGGCCTGTTGTCTATCCATTTAGCGATGATTTTATACTCACACCTATCTGCCCCCACTCACTGACACAAAGGCCTCTTGTTTTACCCGCAGATTTTGATATCAAAGTCACTACAAAGAGTAAATCTGCCCTCATTATCATAGATGGACAGGATATGTATGAGTTTACGCCAAATGATATTGTCACAGTCAAAAAGGCTGCAGTAGGCGCAAAACTCATACATCGCAAAGAGCGCAACTATTTTGATGTTTTACGCGAAAAACTCAATTGGGGTAAGTAG
- a CDS encoding AAA family ATPase gives MIERFFLKEHFNFDKVELEFERGLVVFTGPSGAGKSLLLSSILALFGYKNVEAKVSEALINIDIPLEEYGLEPDEDIVIRALKKEKVRYFINDQSISKKSIQKIFSSYVHYLSQKDTSFFASENILAMLDETIDAEEFHTLKSSYTRVYQEFGQKQRELQALRQKQNNIEEQKEFLRFEIEKISSIDPKPGEYEELLQIKKDLSKKEKIAQLLQQAEQIFEHEGSVDELLGLLEKDSGFFTAAMDELRDIIYSESARLQELEDIDIEQTLNRIEQLSGLIRKYGSIEEALLKLQEKKDELATIENIEYELLHLEKEIEQLQEKTLQLARELSSWRQCEAQKVLQKINAYAKSLKLPQVQLEFERGALGSSGFDRAVVRLAGVEFDKISSGEYNRLRLGFMAAMQSHKGYRGVLILDEIDANISGEESMAVARILKELAKEFQIFAISHQAQLASVADQHFLVRKAPEASVIPLEGEKRIKEIARIISGEKITNEAIEFAKKMLKESG, from the coding sequence TTGATAGAGCGGTTTTTCCTCAAAGAGCACTTCAATTTTGATAAGGTTGAGCTTGAATTTGAAAGAGGTCTTGTGGTCTTTACAGGACCAAGTGGGGCTGGGAAGTCTCTCCTTCTTAGCTCTATATTGGCTCTTTTTGGCTACAAAAATGTAGAAGCCAAAGTGAGCGAAGCTCTCATCAATATAGATATCCCTTTGGAAGAGTATGGACTCGAACCTGATGAGGATATAGTAATAAGAGCTCTCAAAAAGGAGAAGGTGCGCTACTTTATCAATGATCAGAGTATTTCAAAAAAGAGTATCCAAAAGATCTTCTCTTCCTATGTCCATTACCTTAGCCAAAAAGATACATCCTTTTTTGCAAGTGAAAATATCCTTGCAATGCTTGATGAAACAATAGATGCTGAGGAGTTTCATACTCTCAAGTCCTCTTATACGAGAGTCTACCAAGAGTTTGGACAAAAACAAAGAGAACTCCAAGCGTTACGGCAAAAGCAGAACAATATCGAGGAGCAAAAAGAGTTTTTGCGCTTTGAAATTGAAAAGATAAGCAGTATCGATCCAAAACCAGGGGAGTATGAGGAGCTATTGCAGATAAAAAAGGATCTCTCAAAAAAAGAGAAGATTGCACAGCTTCTCCAGCAAGCAGAGCAGATATTTGAGCATGAAGGAAGTGTAGATGAACTATTGGGATTATTAGAAAAAGATAGCGGGTTTTTTACTGCAGCGATGGATGAGTTGCGCGATATTATTTATAGCGAGAGCGCAAGATTGCAAGAGCTTGAGGATATCGATATTGAGCAGACGCTCAATCGCATAGAGCAGCTGTCTGGACTTATCCGTAAATACGGCTCTATTGAGGAAGCGCTACTTAAGTTGCAAGAGAAAAAAGATGAATTGGCTACAATAGAAAATATAGAGTATGAACTTTTGCATTTAGAAAAAGAGATAGAGCAGTTGCAAGAGAAAACTTTGCAATTAGCTAGAGAACTAAGCTCATGGCGCCAATGTGAGGCGCAAAAGGTTTTGCAAAAGATTAATGCTTATGCAAAATCACTCAAACTCCCACAAGTGCAGCTAGAGTTTGAAAGAGGTGCGCTAGGGAGTAGCGGCTTTGACAGAGCAGTCGTGCGTTTAGCTGGAGTAGAGTTCGATAAGATCAGCTCTGGAGAATATAATAGACTTCGCCTTGGATTTATGGCTGCAATGCAAAGCCATAAAGGATATAGGGGTGTCTTAATTCTTGATGAGATAGATGCCAATATAAGCGGTGAAGAGTCTATGGCAGTCGCTCGCATTCTCAAAGAGCTTGCCAAAGAGTTTCAGATATTTGCTATCAGTCACCAAGCACAGCTTGCAAGTGTGGCTGATCAGCACTTTTTGGTGCGCAAAGCTCCTGAGGCGAGTGTCATCCCGCTTGAGGGAGAAAAGCGTATCAAAGAGATAGCGCGTATTATAAGTGGCGAAAAGATTACAAACGAAGCGATAGAGTTTGCCAAAAAGATGCTAAAGGAGTCTGGTTGA
- a CDS encoding TatD family hydrolase: MIIDTHTHLDHAQFYDDVDAVIAKAKEAGVGYFVIPGADPKDLERAVELSKKHDGVYFGVGVHPYDIDSYDRSYLERFIEHPKCVAVGECGLDYYRLPDDENEKSEVKKRQKEVFVDQIELAKKYDKPLIVHIREASQDAYEILEKHASKRGGVLHCYNASPLLLNLQDRFYYGIGGVLTFKNAKKLKEIVPQIPLNRIVLETDAPYLTPEPYRGKRNEPAYTIYVAKKLAQILDIDEETIENQTTQNAKELFSFV, translated from the coding sequence TTGATTATAGATACACATACGCATCTTGATCATGCACAGTTTTATGATGATGTGGATGCAGTAATAGCAAAAGCCAAAGAAGCAGGAGTAGGATATTTTGTTATTCCCGGAGCCGATCCCAAAGATCTTGAGCGGGCAGTGGAGCTCAGCAAAAAGCATGATGGGGTCTACTTTGGTGTAGGAGTGCATCCATACGATATAGATAGCTACGATAGATCTTATCTTGAAAGATTTATCGAACATCCCAAATGCGTTGCAGTAGGTGAATGTGGACTTGACTACTATAGGCTTCCAGATGATGAGAATGAAAAGAGTGAAGTAAAGAAGAGACAAAAAGAGGTCTTTGTAGATCAGATTGAGCTTGCCAAAAAGTATGATAAACCTCTCATTGTGCATATTCGCGAGGCGAGTCAAGATGCCTATGAGATATTAGAAAAACATGCTAGCAAGAGGGGAGGAGTACTCCACTGTTACAATGCCAGTCCACTGCTTTTAAACTTACAGGATAGATTTTATTATGGCATTGGAGGGGTGCTCACATTTAAAAATGCAAAAAAACTTAAAGAGATAGTGCCACAGATTCCATTGAATAGAATAGTACTTGAAACTGATGCTCCATATCTTACTCCAGAGCCATATCGTGGGAAGCGCAATGAACCTGCTTATACGATCTATGTGGCAAAAAAGCTGGCACAGATTTTAGATATTGACGAAGAAACCATAGAGAATCAAACTACTCAAAATGCTAAAGAACTTTTTAGCTTTGTTTAA